From Paenibacillus sp. PK3_47, the proteins below share one genomic window:
- a CDS encoding LacI family DNA-binding transcriptional regulator: MTNIQEIARLAGVSTTTVSRVINQHPYVNEAKRKEILKIIEQLDYVPNSNAKSLKEGMTRIIGVLTGTHTTLSTAFIQAFNTSANKHGFNVMLFMTNGDRQQELTALEMLRSKQLDALICLFRTNEWSVIESYAKYGPIVTWQRLVSHTIPSVFMDQYQGYTLGLEYLYAKGYRRIANVFSSKGLNTPERIRAYNDFADKYRLKANRFPDFHDKLTIYDGEEVARWWIRQNDRPDAIACSNDSVAAGLLTELRRAGFSAPRDVGILGFDNTELAHLLDLTTIHSPANKQAENAFYIILDMLGQPAPEVHTLEFELIERKST, from the coding sequence ATGACCAATATTCAGGAAATCGCGCGACTTGCAGGCGTTTCCACAACTACGGTCTCGCGTGTCATCAATCAACATCCATATGTAAATGAGGCCAAGCGCAAAGAAATACTCAAAATCATTGAGCAATTGGATTATGTACCTAACTCAAATGCAAAATCCCTTAAAGAAGGAATGACCCGGATCATTGGAGTTCTAACCGGAACTCATACCACCTTGTCTACAGCATTCATTCAAGCTTTTAACACTAGCGCAAATAAGCATGGATTCAATGTAATGCTGTTTATGACAAACGGAGACCGCCAACAGGAACTTACCGCGCTTGAAATGCTGCGCAGTAAGCAACTCGATGCCTTGATTTGTCTGTTTCGAACCAACGAATGGTCTGTCATCGAATCTTATGCCAAATACGGTCCGATTGTAACTTGGCAAAGGCTTGTGAGCCATACCATCCCCTCAGTCTTCATGGACCAGTATCAGGGCTACACGCTAGGACTTGAATATTTGTACGCCAAGGGCTACCGCAGGATCGCAAACGTATTTTCCTCAAAGGGATTAAATACGCCGGAACGGATCAGAGCTTATAACGATTTTGCAGATAAGTATCGATTAAAAGCCAACCGCTTCCCGGATTTCCATGATAAGCTCACCATTTATGACGGAGAAGAGGTGGCAAGATGGTGGATCAGACAAAATGACAGGCCCGATGCTATCGCTTGTTCGAATGACAGTGTAGCTGCCGGACTTCTTACAGAACTTAGGCGTGCAGGATTCTCCGCTCCGCGCGACGTAGGCATACTGGGATTCGACAACACCGAGTTGGCTCATCTGCTCGATCTGACCACCATCCATTCCCCCGCAAACAAACAGGCCGAGAACGCCTTTTATATCATTCTGGATATGCTGGGTCAGCCTGCTCCCGAAGTTCACACTTTGGAATTTGAACTGATCGAGCGGAAATCCACATGA
- a CDS encoding cytochrome c biogenesis protein CcdA: protein MDNLSLFSAFAAGVLSFLSPCIFPLLPAYISHLTGSSVENGKLVVHRGKMFMLSFFFIAGFSLVFIVMGASASFVGHLFAKERELIQKLSGLLIIIFGLQMAGILNLRLLMSEKTWEIKTDRGRGVIRSLLTGVAFGAGWSPCVGFALSAILFLAGSSETLWNGVGLLSIYSLGMGVPFLLISWLLTYSLQLLKKINKWVPLLSKLNGWLLIGLGLLLFTGQLQRISAWLAQFTFWDINF, encoded by the coding sequence ATGGATAACCTTAGCCTTTTTTCAGCCTTTGCTGCAGGGGTTCTGTCATTTTTATCCCCGTGTATCTTCCCGCTCCTTCCCGCTTACATTTCTCACTTAACCGGTTCTTCCGTTGAGAATGGCAAGCTGGTTGTACATCGTGGAAAAATGTTTATGCTGTCATTCTTTTTTATTGCAGGTTTTAGCCTTGTCTTTATTGTGATGGGGGCTTCTGCAAGCTTTGTAGGCCATCTTTTTGCTAAGGAGCGCGAGCTGATCCAAAAATTAAGCGGATTGCTTATTATAATTTTTGGTTTACAGATGGCTGGAATTCTCAATTTGCGTTTGTTAATGTCCGAAAAGACATGGGAAATCAAGACGGACAGGGGCCGGGGGGTTATCCGCTCGCTGCTTACCGGTGTGGCTTTTGGTGCAGGATGGAGCCCTTGTGTAGGTTTTGCGTTGTCAGCTATTTTGTTTCTGGCCGGTTCCAGTGAAACGCTATGGAATGGGGTTGGATTACTCTCCATCTATTCGCTCGGAATGGGAGTACCCTTTTTGCTAATTTCATGGTTATTAACATATTCTCTACAGTTATTGAAAAAAATCAATAAATGGGTTCCACTTTTGTCAAAATTGAATGGTTGGCTGCTTATCGGGTTGGGTCTGCTGTTATTTACTGGCCAACTGCAGAGAATCAGTGCATGGCTAGCCCAATTTACCTTTTGGGATATCAATTTTTAA
- a CDS encoding GntR family transcriptional regulator → MEASGLLFNIDADFPLPIHIQLKEQIKWLIGKGLLNPGDTLPSTNQLAEQLSINRNTIQSVYAQLKEEGLLLMQKGRGTQVAGEEEITRFKINHPHFSFVEQMIDEAHQSNFVIDDLLLSGFAYVQLFGQRQKRKQRYLFIECKMSSCIFYLDEIRRLTSAEIQTIDVTSLPEEDLKQAIHNADVIITRSDLAEQLRKFVDEAKKTLISVGSTGDVSLLLNMIRQP, encoded by the coding sequence ATGGAAGCTTCAGGCTTGCTCTTTAATATCGATGCCGATTTCCCCTTACCTATTCATATACAGCTCAAGGAACAAATCAAATGGCTTATAGGAAAAGGTCTGCTAAACCCGGGAGATACCCTCCCCTCTACCAATCAGTTGGCCGAACAGTTATCGATCAACCGCAATACCATTCAAAGCGTGTATGCCCAATTGAAAGAAGAGGGACTTCTTCTGATGCAGAAGGGCAGGGGAACGCAAGTTGCCGGGGAAGAAGAAATCACCCGGTTCAAGATAAACCATCCTCATTTCTCTTTTGTAGAGCAAATGATTGATGAGGCTCACCAATCTAATTTTGTAATCGATGATCTGCTGCTATCAGGATTTGCATATGTGCAATTGTTTGGCCAGCGACAAAAAAGGAAGCAGCGTTATCTGTTTATTGAGTGTAAAATGAGCTCCTGCATCTTTTATCTGGATGAGATCCGAAGATTAACCTCTGCTGAGATTCAAACGATTGATGTAACATCACTTCCAGAAGAGGATTTGAAACAGGCTATACACAATGCAGACGTCATTATTACGAGAAGCGATTTGGCTGAACAATTAAGAAAGTTTGTTGATGAAGCTAAAAAGACACTCATTTCGGTCGGTTCCACAGGTGACGTGTCACTGCTGCTTAATATGATAAGGCAGCCTTAA
- the trxA gene encoding thioredoxin gives MSATALTKDSFKDHIQSGVSLIDFWAPWCGPCRVQLPIVEELADEFKGKANIGKVNVDEEQELAAQFSVRSIPTLLLFKDGKLIDQMVGVNSKDSLKNKILNVSGK, from the coding sequence ATGAGTGCAACTGCTCTGACAAAAGATTCGTTTAAAGATCATATTCAATCAGGAGTTTCTCTAATTGATTTTTGGGCACCCTGGTGTGGCCCATGCCGGGTTCAGCTTCCTATAGTTGAAGAATTGGCAGATGAGTTTAAGGGGAAAGCCAACATTGGTAAAGTAAATGTCGATGAGGAGCAGGAATTAGCTGCACAATTTAGTGTACGCAGCATTCCAACTTTACTGCTGTTTAAAGACGGCAAACTGATTGATCAGATGGTCGGAGTAAATTCAAAGGATTCACTCAAAAATAAAATTCTGAATGTTTCAGGAAAATAA
- a CDS encoding 6-phospho-beta-glucosidase, producing the protein MKKGLKIVTIGGGSSYTPELIEGFINRYHELPVRELWLVDIEAGREKLEIVGAMAKRMIKAEGIECDIHLTLDRREALAEADFVTTQFRVGLLDARIKDEAIPLRHGMIGQETNGAGGMLKAFRTIPIVLEIVEDMKELCPEAWLINFTNPAGMVTEAVLRYGQWEKIIGLCNVPIIAVKNEAAVIEKAEEDLFFKFAGINHLHWHKVYDQKGKELTAEIIDKLYGPNAKPEKLVENIKEMRFLPEQIAQLEMLPCPYHRYYYMTDSMLKEEVDEANREGTRGQVVKCLEESLFELYKDPKLDYKPKELEKRGGAYYSDAACEIINSIYNNKGTKMVVNTRNRGTISDLPYESAIEVTSIITAHGAEPVHFGAFPPAQRGLLQVMKAMEELTVEAAITGDYATALQAFTLNPLVTSGDGAKALLDEMLEAHCEYLPQFFK; encoded by the coding sequence TTGAAAAAAGGATTGAAGATTGTGACAATCGGCGGCGGTTCCAGCTATACACCGGAGTTAATTGAAGGTTTTATCAACAGATACCATGAGCTTCCGGTCCGTGAATTGTGGCTGGTGGACATAGAGGCAGGTAGAGAAAAGCTTGAAATTGTAGGTGCCATGGCGAAGCGGATGATCAAAGCAGAAGGGATTGAGTGTGATATACATTTGACACTTGACCGCAGAGAGGCGCTTGCGGAGGCGGACTTTGTGACAACCCAGTTCCGGGTAGGCTTGCTTGATGCACGCATTAAAGATGAGGCTATCCCCCTACGTCACGGTATGATCGGACAGGAAACAAACGGGGCGGGCGGTATGCTGAAGGCATTTCGGACTATACCGATCGTCCTTGAGATCGTCGAAGACATGAAAGAGCTGTGTCCGGAGGCTTGGCTGATCAATTTCACAAATCCGGCAGGGATGGTTACGGAAGCTGTACTTCGGTACGGACAATGGGAAAAAATAATCGGGCTATGCAATGTTCCAATAATTGCGGTCAAGAATGAGGCAGCCGTTATTGAAAAGGCAGAAGAAGACCTTTTCTTTAAATTTGCCGGCATTAACCACCTACATTGGCATAAAGTATATGACCAAAAAGGAAAAGAGCTCACGGCAGAAATTATTGATAAATTGTACGGACCGAATGCCAAGCCGGAGAAACTTGTTGAGAATATTAAAGAAATGCGGTTCTTGCCTGAACAAATCGCTCAATTGGAAATGCTGCCGTGTCCTTATCACCGTTACTACTACATGACAGACAGTATGTTAAAAGAAGAAGTGGACGAGGCGAACAGAGAAGGTACCCGCGGCCAGGTCGTCAAGTGTCTGGAGGAGAGTCTTTTTGAACTGTATAAAGATCCGAAACTCGATTACAAGCCGAAGGAGCTAGAGAAACGCGGAGGAGCTTATTACAGCGATGCAGCCTGTGAGATCATCAACTCGATTTATAATAATAAAGGGACAAAAATGGTAGTAAACACACGTAACCGGGGAACGATAAGCGACCTTCCTTACGAGAGTGCCATTGAAGTAACGAGCATTATCACTGCACATGGTGCGGAGCCGGTCCACTTTGGAGCGTTTCCGCCAGCCCAGCGCGGGCTGCTGCAGGTGATGAAAGCCATGGAGGAACTGACAGTCGAAGCTGCCATCACAGGAGATTATGCGACAGCCCTGCAGGCCTTCACATTGAACCCGCTTGTAACGAGCGGAGATGGGGCAAAGGCTCTTTTGGATGAAATGTTAGAAGCTCATTGTGAATATCTTCCTCAATTTTTTAAGTAA
- a CDS encoding response regulator transcription factor, with product MKGKTILIVEDNANIRKLLKSYLEKEGYEIILAADGYEGMETFDKLDPCFVILDLVLPYKSGEELCRWIRTDRKSDIPIMMLTAKAAEEDRIQGLQLGADDYVTKPFSPREVVARVEAVLRRTANRCSKISYNGLTVKPLRREAKLNGELIPLTMHEFKLLYFLMRHPNQILGREQILEELYPNEERNVIERTVDVHISRLREKIETQEGGPCFIETVRGMGYRFIAF from the coding sequence ATGAAAGGCAAAACGATCTTGATCGTTGAGGATAACGCAAATATACGAAAGCTGCTTAAATCGTATCTTGAAAAAGAGGGCTATGAAATCATATTAGCGGCTGACGGGTATGAAGGAATGGAGACTTTTGATAAACTAGACCCCTGTTTTGTTATTCTGGATCTCGTGCTTCCGTACAAAAGCGGGGAAGAGCTTTGCCGGTGGATCCGTACTGATAGGAAGAGCGATATTCCCATTATGATGCTTACGGCTAAAGCAGCTGAGGAAGACCGTATTCAGGGCCTCCAATTGGGAGCAGATGATTATGTTACCAAACCGTTTAGTCCACGTGAAGTTGTGGCCAGGGTGGAAGCTGTTTTACGTAGAACAGCGAATCGCTGCAGCAAAATCAGTTATAACGGACTAACAGTAAAACCGCTTCGCAGAGAAGCTAAATTGAACGGTGAACTCATTCCACTTACAATGCATGAATTTAAGCTTCTGTATTTTTTGATGAGACATCCAAATCAGATATTGGGTAGAGAACAAATATTGGAGGAACTTTACCCAAATGAGGAACGCAATGTAATTGAGAGAACTGTAGATGTCCATATTAGCCGACTCCGGGAAAAGATCGAAACCCAGGAAGGCGGCCCCTGCTTTATTGAAACGGTTAGAGGAATGGGGTATCGATTTATTGCATTTTAA
- a CDS encoding class A sortase — translation MNHIKTARRWYKIIPISLILLGTILILYRPVINYWIAPNHFKKIYQVNLGTEGIKQNVELLESQSQERITQNFDFSEVENLSVLDVTSSIRTENVIGGIYIPSTGINLPILYGATNENLRVASATLKPDQVMGTGNYAIAAHNSKNPKVLFGSLRKVQMGAEMYLTDKNKVYIYKMVDRKVVMPERIDVIDDVENKKLLTLISCFSWDGSDRLVVTGELTQVVDYIDVDKEVFTAFESL, via the coding sequence ATGAATCATATTAAAACTGCGCGACGTTGGTATAAAATAATCCCAATTTCACTAATCCTGCTTGGAACCATTCTGATTTTATATAGACCCGTTATTAATTACTGGATAGCTCCAAATCATTTCAAGAAAATATATCAGGTCAATTTGGGAACAGAGGGAATCAAACAAAATGTGGAATTATTAGAGTCGCAAAGTCAGGAACGGATAACCCAAAACTTTGACTTCTCGGAAGTAGAGAACCTGAGTGTCCTGGATGTAACCTCATCAATTCGAACCGAAAACGTCATCGGGGGTATATATATCCCCAGTACAGGTATTAACCTGCCAATTCTATATGGGGCTACTAATGAAAACTTGCGGGTGGCCAGCGCTACCTTGAAGCCTGATCAGGTTATGGGTACTGGAAATTATGCCATTGCTGCGCATAACTCAAAAAACCCCAAAGTTTTGTTCGGTTCTTTAAGGAAAGTACAAATGGGTGCTGAGATGTACTTAACCGATAAAAATAAAGTTTATATATATAAGATGGTCGATCGTAAGGTTGTTATGCCGGAGAGAATAGATGTTATTGATGATGTAGAAAATAAGAAATTATTAACACTCATCAGCTGTTTTAGCTGGGACGGATCTGATCGGCTCGTGGTCACCGGGGAGCTTACTCAAGTTGTAGATTATATTGACGTAGATAAGGAAGTCTTTACTGCCTTCGAATCTCTGTAG
- a CDS encoding OsmC family protein: protein MDRSKTILNMEWNGNKSGNGTIEAEYLKTEIAVPQSFGGTGEGSEPKELLVASAATCFLMTLVGMLEARSLIVESLKMRSEASVSKEEGFKITHYPAIKLPVGATEEQIQSVDRTLAAADRNCDIGNLLKKAGVQIDISGDVSIKL from the coding sequence ATGGATCGGTCAAAAACAATCTTGAATATGGAATGGAACGGAAATAAAAGCGGAAACGGAACAATTGAAGCTGAATATCTCAAAACAGAAATTGCAGTGCCTCAATCCTTTGGAGGTACTGGCGAAGGTTCAGAGCCCAAGGAACTACTGGTCGCTTCCGCCGCGACCTGTTTTCTGATGACGCTAGTAGGTATGCTGGAGGCTAGAAGCCTTATTGTAGAAAGCTTGAAGATGCGTTCGGAAGCAAGTGTTTCCAAAGAAGAGGGTTTCAAGATCACTCATTATCCGGCAATTAAGCTGCCAGTTGGTGCGACTGAAGAGCAGATTCAATCTGTTGACCGGACCCTCGCAGCGGCCGACCGTAACTGCGACATCGGAAATTTGCTTAAAAAGGCCGGAGTTCAAATTGACATCAGCGGTGATGTCTCCATTAAATTATAA